One Choloepus didactylus isolate mChoDid1 chromosome 8, mChoDid1.pri, whole genome shotgun sequence DNA window includes the following coding sequences:
- the LOC119542733 gene encoding olfactory receptor 6C76-like gives MKNSTKPTVFILLGLTNNSDWQIVLFFFLFITYIFSVLGNLTIITLTLLDYHLKTPMYFFLRNFSLLEISMTSTCIPKFLVSLATKDKTISYNACAVQLFLYIFFGAAEFFLLAAMSYDRYVAICKPLHYTTIMSSKVCTKLVFTSWVAAFLEVFPGLIMGLQLEFCGDNIIDHFVCDYGPVLQLSCTDTRHIELFSFTLAIVTLLVTLMLVIISYTLIIRTILKIPSAQKRKKAFSTCSSHMIVLCISYGSCIFMYIKPNAQERVALNKGVAVLNNSVAPLLNPFIYTLRNQQVKQAFRDNIRKIFSFLSSKSFCLQKN, from the coding sequence ATGAAAAACTCTACAAAGCCAACAGTATTCATTTTGCTGGGGTTGACAAATAATTCAGACTGGcaaattgtgttatttttttttctgtttataaccTATATTTTTAGTGTCTTAGGAAACCTGACAATCATCACCCTCACTCTCCTAGATTACCACCTTAAAAcacccatgtatttttttctgaggaACTTTTCCCTATTAGAAATTTCAATGACATCAACTTGTATTCCTAAATTCCTGGTCAGCCTAGCAACAAAGGACAAAACAATTAGCTATAATGCTTGCGCAGTCCAAttatttctgtacattttttttgGAGCAGCAGAGTTCTTCTTATTAGCAGCCAtgtcctatgaccgctatgtggccatctgcaaacCCCTGCATTATACAACCATCATGAGCAGCAAGGTCTGCACCAAGCTGGTCTTTACTTCTTGGGTGGCTGCATTTCTGGAAGTCTTTCCAGGGCTGATCATGGGTCTCCAGCTGGAGTTCTGTGGTGACAATATCATTGATCATTTTGTATGTGACTATGGCCCTGTCCTTCAGCTCTCCTGCACAGACACCAGGCACATAGAACTCTTCTCTTTTACATTAGCCATAGTGACACTTCTTGTCACCCTGATGCTAGTGATTATCTCCTATACACTTATCATAAGGACGATTTTGAAGATTCCATctgcacagaaaaggaaaaaggcattTTCTACCTGTTCTTCTCACATGATTGTCCTCTGCATTTCGTATGGAAGCTGTATCTTCATGTACATTAAGCCTAATGCACAAGAAAGGGTGGCTTTAAATAAAGGTGTGGCAGTGCTCAATAATTCAGTTGCCCCCCTCTTAAATCCTTTCATTTACACTCTGAGAAACCAGCAAGTCAAACAAGCCTTCAGAGACAATATAAGAAAGATCTTTTCTTTCCTATCAAGTAAATCCTTTTGTCTGCAAAAAAATTGA